A DNA window from Paraburkholderia sp. IMGN_8 contains the following coding sequences:
- a CDS encoding LacI family DNA-binding transcriptional regulator translates to MGNMIDNAVSRRLNDAKNPVAASPKSVFTMSSKQFTPAATIKDVAEHAGVSVMTVSNVLRGRGRVSEETRQRVLEVVERQGYRPNLTARALVERKAPTLALMLSCITNPFYPEFTLAANLSALKHQRHLLVCNTDHEPDRGTRFLEQVAGSLSDGVLVANYADLPIDELRRLQRRGVPVVISVWELPDEPPGIPCVTFDSKGAGKLAAQHLVEYGHRRIGAIIGSSRNGIHRARYDGFREVMREARIRHLAADERFTQDSFEDGYEAAKHLLSARPDLTALFVSNDLPALGVLNAASDLGYSVPDDLSIVSITDIIPARQSRPGLTTVAIPTAELAEQGIGLLIELMAGRANESTVIHTSPPKLIVRGSTARATVSP, encoded by the coding sequence ATGGGCAATATGATTGACAACGCCGTGTCGCGTCGATTGAATGATGCTAAAAATCCTGTTGCAGCTTCGCCGAAGAGTGTTTTTACTATGAGCAGCAAACAATTCACCCCTGCCGCGACGATCAAGGACGTAGCTGAACACGCTGGCGTCTCGGTCATGACCGTCTCGAATGTGTTGCGCGGTCGGGGACGCGTGAGTGAAGAGACGCGGCAGCGAGTTCTCGAGGTGGTAGAGCGCCAAGGCTACCGGCCGAACCTTACGGCACGCGCACTCGTGGAACGCAAGGCGCCGACTCTTGCGTTGATGCTCAGTTGCATCACCAACCCGTTCTATCCGGAATTTACGCTCGCGGCGAATCTGTCAGCGTTAAAGCACCAGCGCCATCTGCTCGTCTGCAACACAGACCATGAGCCGGACCGCGGTACGCGTTTCCTGGAGCAAGTCGCCGGCTCTCTTTCCGATGGGGTTCTCGTTGCGAACTATGCGGACCTACCGATTGACGAGCTACGCAGGCTCCAGCGTCGAGGCGTTCCGGTGGTCATATCCGTGTGGGAACTGCCAGACGAACCGCCTGGCATTCCGTGCGTCACGTTCGATTCAAAGGGTGCGGGCAAACTCGCCGCACAGCACCTGGTTGAATATGGGCACCGGCGCATCGGCGCTATTATTGGTAGCTCGAGAAACGGAATCCACCGAGCACGATATGATGGGTTTCGGGAGGTCATGCGAGAAGCCAGAATTCGGCATTTAGCAGCGGACGAGCGATTCACACAGGATTCCTTCGAAGACGGCTACGAAGCTGCAAAGCATTTGCTTTCGGCCCGTCCCGACCTGACGGCGCTCTTTGTCTCCAACGACCTTCCGGCGCTTGGTGTGTTGAACGCTGCATCGGACCTTGGATACTCGGTGCCCGACGATTTATCCATTGTGAGCATCACCGATATTATCCCCGCACGCCAATCGCGCCCGGGCCTGACTACTGTCGCGATACCAACGGCCGAACTGGCCGAGCAGGGGATAGGCCTTCTCATCGAGCTCATGGCCGGGCGGGCGAACGAGTCAACGGTCATCCACACATCGCCTCCGAAGCTTATCGTTCGAGGGTCCACAGCTCGAGCGACGGTATCTCCTTGA